The following are from one region of the Nymphaea colorata isolate Beijing-Zhang1983 chromosome 7, ASM883128v2, whole genome shotgun sequence genome:
- the LOC116258190 gene encoding pterin-4-alpha-carbinolamine dehydratase 2, mitochondrial isoform X6 yields MSTNPPSEATDCALSEKKCVPCDSKNLHPMTEESASELIQKVPGWNLQNQSGVLKLHKSWKVKTFIKGLEFFQMVANVAEAEGHHPDLHLVGWNNVKIDIWTHSAGGLTENDFILAAKIDALDLNPLLRRKAKPRMD; encoded by the exons ATGTCCACCAATCCGCCCTCGGAAGCCACGGATTGTG CCTTGTCAGAGAAGAAATGTGTACCATGTGACTCAAAAAACCTCCATCCTATGACAGAAGAATCAGCATCTGAGTTAATTCAGAAG GTGCCAGGATGGAATCTTCAAAATCAGTCAGGTGTTCTGAAACTGCACAAATCATGGAAAGTTAAGACCTTCATCAAGGGATTGGAATTCTTTCAGATGGTTGCAAATGTTGCAGAAGCTGAAG GGCATCATCCCGATCTTCATCTTGTCGGCTGGAACAATGTCAAGATTGACATTTGGACACACTCAGCTG GTGGACTCACTGAGAATGACTTTATACTAGCTGCAAAAATTGACGCCCTTGATCTGAATCCTCTTTTAAGACGAAAAGCAAAACCGAGAATGGACTGA
- the LOC116258190 gene encoding pterin-4-alpha-carbinolamine dehydratase 2, mitochondrial isoform X3, with protein sequence MSAALRPRLFLRLSEIWSGIEGRNVHQSALGSHGLCDIFQLKVLSTRKPPSRFFGSCQAKALSEKKCVPCDSKNLHPMTEESASELIQKVPGWNLQNQSGVLKLHKSWKVKTFIKGLEFFQMVANVAEAEGHHPDLHLVGWNNVKIDIWTHSAGGLTENDFILAAKIDALDLNPLLRRKAKPRMD encoded by the exons ATTTGGAGTGGAATCGAGGGCCGAAATGTCCACCAATCCGCCCTCGGAAGCCACGGATTGTG TGACATATTTCAGCTGAAGGTCCTGTCAACCAGGAAACCACCATCTCGGTTTTTTGGAAGCTGTCAAGCTAAAG CCTTGTCAGAGAAGAAATGTGTACCATGTGACTCAAAAAACCTCCATCCTATGACAGAAGAATCAGCATCTGAGTTAATTCAGAAG GTGCCAGGATGGAATCTTCAAAATCAGTCAGGTGTTCTGAAACTGCACAAATCATGGAAAGTTAAGACCTTCATCAAGGGATTGGAATTCTTTCAGATGGTTGCAAATGTTGCAGAAGCTGAAG GGCATCATCCCGATCTTCATCTTGTCGGCTGGAACAATGTCAAGATTGACATTTGGACACACTCAGCTG GTGGACTCACTGAGAATGACTTTATACTAGCTGCAAAAATTGACGCCCTTGATCTGAATCCTCTTTTAAGACGAAAAGCAAAACCGAGAATGGACTGA
- the LOC116258190 gene encoding pterin-4-alpha-carbinolamine dehydratase 2, mitochondrial isoform X2 — protein sequence MSAALRPRLFLRLSEIWSGIEGRNVHQSALGSHGLCDIFQLKVLSTRKPPSRFFGSCQAKALSEKKCVPCDSKNLHPMTEESASELIQKVPGWNLQNQSGVLKLHKSWKVKTFIKGLEFFQMVANVAEAEGHHPDLHLVGWNNVKIDIWTHSAGGLTENDFILAAKIDALDLNPLLRRKAKPRMD from the exons ATGAGTGCCGCGTTGCGACCGCGACTCTTTCTTCGTCTCTCCGag ATTTGGAGTGGAATCGAGGGCCGAAATGTCCACCAATCCGCCCTCGGAAGCCACGGATTGTG TGACATATTTCAGCTGAAGGTCCTGTCAACCAGGAAACCACCATCTCGGTTTTTTGGAAGCTGTCAAGCTAAAG CCTTGTCAGAGAAGAAATGTGTACCATGTGACTCAAAAAACCTCCATCCTATGACAGAAGAATCAGCATCTGAGTTAATTCAGAAG GTGCCAGGATGGAATCTTCAAAATCAGTCAGGTGTTCTGAAACTGCACAAATCATGGAAAGTTAAGACCTTCATCAAGGGATTGGAATTCTTTCAGATGGTTGCAAATGTTGCAGAAGCTGAAG GGCATCATCCCGATCTTCATCTTGTCGGCTGGAACAATGTCAAGATTGACATTTGGACACACTCAGCTG GTGGACTCACTGAGAATGACTTTATACTAGCTGCAAAAATTGACGCCCTTGATCTGAATCCTCTTTTAAGACGAAAAGCAAAACCGAGAATGGACTGA